Below is a genomic region from Bacteroidia bacterium.
CAAAAAGGCCCGGAAAACCAGGCCTTTTCGTGCAAAATAAACGTATTAGAGTTTTTGCTTAACCTCTACCTCGGTGTATCCTTCGATAATGTCACCGACTTTGATATCGTTGAAATTTTCGATGTTCAAACCGCATTCGTAGCCGGCCAAAACTTCTTTAACATCGTCTTTGAAGCGTTTCAATGAACCCAGGTTTCCGTTGTACACCACAATACCATCGCGGATCAAACGAATACGGGTTTGACGGTTTACTTTTCCATCTAACACATAGCAACCGGCAACTGTACCCACCTTGGAGATTTTGAACACTTCGCGAACTTCGATATTTCCAACCACTTTTTCTTCCATTGTTGGAGCCAACATACCTTCCATAGCGGCTTTCACCTCTTCGATGGCGTTGTAAATGATGGAATACAAGCGAATATCGATTTGCTCCTGCTCGGCAATTTTCCGGGCACTTACGCTTGGTCTCACCTGGAAACCTACCACAATGGCATTGGAAGCGGAGGCCAACATAACGTCTGATTCGGAGATTTGACCAACAGCCTTGTGAACAATATTCACCTGAATTTTCTCGGTAGATAGTTTAATCAAGGAATCAGAAAGCGCTTCAACCGATCCATCCACGTCACCTTTAACAATGATATTCAATTCTTGGAAATCTCCAATAGCAAGTCGGCGGCCAATTTCGTCGAGGGTAATATGCTTTTTGGTACGATAGCCTTGTTCGCGTTGCAATTGCAAGCGTTTATTGGCAATATCTCTAGCTTCCCTTTCATCGTCCATCACGTTAAAATGGTCACCGGCCTGTGGGGCTCCGGTTAATCCTAAAATAATGGCAGGAGTAGCCGGACCTACAGACTTCACATTTTGATTCCGTTCATTTTGCATGGCTTTTACGCGTCCGGAATAGCAACCCGCCAAAATAACATCTCCAACACGCAGCGTACCTTTTTCTACCAAAATGGTAGAAATAAACCCTCTACCTTTATCCAGAGATGATTCGATAACGGTACCGGCAGCGTTTCGGCTTGGGTTAGCTTTCAAATCCAACATTTCAGCCTCCAACAGCACTTTCTCCAGGAGCAAATCAATGTTGATACCTTTTTTAGCTGAAATTTCCTGGCATTGGTATTTACCACCCCAGTCTTCCACCAAAATATTCATGGCGGCTAGTTCTTCCCTGATTTTATCGGGATTTGCGCCCGGCTTATCGATTTTGTTAATGGCAAAAACGATGGGAACACCGGCTGCCTGGGCGTGGTTAATGGCTTCGCGGGTTTGAGGCATTACATTATCGTCGGCAGCAACCACTACAATAACCACGTCGGTTACTTTAGCACCACGGGCACGCATAGCGGTAAAGGCTTCGTGACCGGGAGTATCGAGGAAAGTTATGTGTTTACCACTTTCCAGTTCCACGCTATAAGCACCGATGTGCTGAGTAATACCACCGGCCTCTCCGGCAATTACATTAGCTTTACGGATGTAGTCGAGCAAGGATGTTTTACCATGGTCAACGTGACCCATAACGGTTACAATCGGAGGGCGAGGTTTTAAATCGTCCGGAGTATCATTATCTTCCTTAATTGCTTCCTGCACTTCAGCGGAAACGAATTCAACAGCATAACCAAACTCTTCGGCAACGATACTGAGGGTTTCTGCATCTAAGCGTTGGTTAATAGAAACAAACATACCCAATGCCATGCAGGTGGAGATAATTTTATTTACAGGCACATTCATCATTTTGGCTAACTCGTTCGCAGTAACGAACTCGGTAACCTTAATGATTTTTTTCTCCATTTCCTGTTGCTCCATTTCAGCTTCGAATTCGGCACGCTTTTCGTCCCTTTTTTCTCTGCGGTATTTGGAGGATTTGGATTTTCCGCCGGCGCTTAATCGGGCCAGGGTTTCCTTAATTTGCTTTTGAATTTCCTCTTCGGTTAAGGCCGGTTTAGGTTCATTTCGGTGTTGATTCCGCTGGTTGTTATTGCGGTTACCCTGGTTATTACCTTGTTGTCCGCCTCCACCTTGTTGAGAACGTTGCTGGTTAGGTTGTTGGTTACCGCCTCCGCCTTGGTTAGACTGAGCAACGGAATTTACATCAACCCCTTTGCGAATACGTTTTCTTTTCTCTTTACGGTTATTGTCTTGGTTTTGCTGATTTCCACCCGACTTTTTCTTGTCATCCACCGGAAGTTCCATTTTACCCATGATTTTGGGTCCTTCCAGCTTTTGGAACTGGGTTTGGTGGTGTTCCGGTTCAACTTTCTCTTGTTTTTCTTCTTCGGTTAGTTGAATAAAATCGGCGACAGAGGTCACATGTTTTTCTTCGGCAACCGGAGTTTCGGGAGTAACAGCAACGGGTTCGGGTTTAGGGGTTGGTGCCGGCGGAGGGGTTTCCACTTTAGGTTGTGGTTTAACTTCCTCTTTTGATTTGGCTTTACCTTTTACCGGAAGTTCTATTTTACCTTTTACAACAAACTTTGGAGCCATATCTTCTCCAATTTTTGCTTTAATGGTTTCGGATTCCGGAGTTGGTTCGGGGGCCGGGGTTGCGGCAACAACTGGTTCAGGCTCCACAACCGGTTCAGGGGTTGGGGCCGGAGCCGGAGGTTCGGGCTTTTCTTCCACCACCGGTTCGGGTGCAACCTCAGGTATTTCTACCGGTTTAGAAGCTTCTACTACCGGAGCCGGAGGTGCCGGGGGCGGTTCCGGCGCGGGAGCCGGTGCGGGAGCCGGCGTTGGAGCCGGGGCAACGCTTGCCGTTGGAGTGGCAGGGGCCGGTTTTTTGGTCGAATCAACATTTGGATCCGAGTTGGTGGCGTATGCTTCCCTTCTGGCACGAGATTCCTCCAGTTGCTTATGGGCTGCATCGGCTACGGCTTTTTCCTTACCGTATTCTTTTAGCAACATTTCGTAATGGTCTGCTTCCACTTTAAAGTTTGGATTAACCCCCGGAACTCCCATTTTATTGAGGAACTCCATAAGGGTGTTAATTCCCACTCCAAATTCGGAGGCGACCTTACTTAATCGTTTTGGTGCTGCTGGTTCTGACATTAATATTCCTTTCTCTATTTTATGTTTATGTTGGCTGTTGGAACAGTTTGGTTTTCTGGGTTGGGTATACTATTCAAATTCTGATTTCAGAATATCTAATACTTCATTTACGGTTTCTTCTTCCAAATCGGTGCGATCAACCAGTTCTTTAACCGGAACTTCTAACACTGCACGAGCGGTATCGAGTCCAATTTTCTTGAACTCATCAATGATCCACTCATCGATTTCATCTGCAAATTCATCTAAATCCACATCATCGATATCCACCTCGTTATCGCGGTAAACGTCAATTTCATATCCGGTTAGCAATCCGGCCAATTTGATATTAAATCCGCCTTTACCAATGGCTAATGAAACCTGATCGGGTCGTAAATAAACTTCAGCTCTTTTAGTATCCTCATTAAGTTTAATAGAGGTAATTTTAGCCGGGCTCAATGCACGCTGAATTAGCAACTGATTATTATTGGTGTAATTGATTACATCGATATTCTCGTTTTTCAACTCTCTTACAATACCGTGAATACGAGAACCTTTCATACCTACGCAAGCACCAACCGGATCAATGCGATCGTCGTAGCTTTCAACGGCCACTTTCGCACGTTCACCCGGAGCACGAACAATTTTCTTAATGGTAATTAATCCGTCAAACACTTCCGGAACTTCCAATTCAAATAAACGCTCCAGGAAGGATGGTGCAGTACGTGACAAGGTAATTACCGGTTGTCCGCCCTTCATTTCTACCTTGTAAATAACGGAGCGAACGGTCTCTCCTTTTTTGAAGAAGTCGCTTGGAATTTGTTGGTTTTTAGGCAAAATCAATTCATTTCCTTCGTCATCCAAAATCAGGGTTTCTTTTTTCCAGGTTTGGTAAACCTCACCTACCACAATTTCACCAACACGATCTTTGTATTTTTTGTAAACCCCTTCTTTTTCTAAGTCACTTACACGGCTTTGCAGGTTTTGGCGAACGGCTAATATGGCACGACGTCCAAACTCTTCCATTGGAATTTGCTCTGAAACCTCTTCTCCTACTTCAAAATCAGGTTCAATTTTAATTGCTTCAG
It encodes:
- the infB gene encoding translation initiation factor IF-2 codes for the protein MSEPAAPKRLSKVASEFGVGINTLMEFLNKMGVPGVNPNFKVEADHYEMLLKEYGKEKAVADAAHKQLEESRARREAYATNSDPNVDSTKKPAPATPTASVAPAPTPAPAPAPAPEPPPAPPAPVVEASKPVEIPEVAPEPVVEEKPEPPAPAPTPEPVVEPEPVVAATPAPEPTPESETIKAKIGEDMAPKFVVKGKIELPVKGKAKSKEEVKPQPKVETPPPAPTPKPEPVAVTPETPVAEEKHVTSVADFIQLTEEEKQEKVEPEHHQTQFQKLEGPKIMGKMELPVDDKKKSGGNQQNQDNNRKEKRKRIRKGVDVNSVAQSNQGGGGNQQPNQQRSQQGGGGQQGNNQGNRNNNQRNQHRNEPKPALTEEEIQKQIKETLARLSAGGKSKSSKYRREKRDEKRAEFEAEMEQQEMEKKIIKVTEFVTANELAKMMNVPVNKIISTCMALGMFVSINQRLDAETLSIVAEEFGYAVEFVSAEVQEAIKEDNDTPDDLKPRPPIVTVMGHVDHGKTSLLDYIRKANVIAGEAGGITQHIGAYSVELESGKHITFLDTPGHEAFTAMRARGAKVTDVVIVVVAADDNVMPQTREAINHAQAAGVPIVFAINKIDKPGANPDKIREELAAMNILVEDWGGKYQCQEISAKKGINIDLLLEKVLLEAEMLDLKANPSRNAAGTVIESSLDKGRGFISTILVEKGTLRVGDVILAGCYSGRVKAMQNERNQNVKSVGPATPAIILGLTGAPQAGDHFNVMDDEREARDIANKRLQLQREQGYRTKKHITLDEIGRRLAIGDFQELNIIVKGDVDGSVEALSDSLIKLSTEKIQVNIVHKAVGQISESDVMLASASNAIVVGFQVRPSVSARKIAEQEQIDIRLYSIIYNAIEEVKAAMEGMLAPTMEEKVVGNIEVREVFKISKVGTVAGCYVLDGKVNRQTRIRLIRDGIVVYNGNLGSLKRFKDDVKEVLAGYECGLNIENFNDIKVGDIIEGYTEVEVKQKL
- the nusA gene encoding transcription termination factor NusA, with the protein product MDKLGLVESFSDFKETKNIDRVTMMSIMEEVFRNIIIKRYGTDENIDFIINTDRGDLEIWRRRVIVNDDDLEDDVLEIPYSEAIKIEPDFEVGEEVSEQIPMEEFGRRAILAVRQNLQSRVSDLEKEGVYKKYKDRVGEIVVGEVYQTWKKETLILDDEGNELILPKNQQIPSDFFKKGETVRSVIYKVEMKGGQPVITLSRTAPSFLERLFELEVPEVFDGLITIKKIVRAPGERAKVAVESYDDRIDPVGACVGMKGSRIHGIVRELKNENIDVINYTNNNQLLIQRALSPAKITSIKLNEDTKRAEVYLRPDQVSLAIGKGGFNIKLAGLLTGYEIDVYRDNEVDIDDVDLDEFADEIDEWIIDEFKKIGLDTARAVLEVPVKELVDRTDLEEETVNEVLDILKSEFE